The Caldicellulosiruptor acetigenus DNA window AAATCCATAGGAATTCCGGCTAAAACTATGGTACTTGCTTGATAATTTTCTGTTGCACATAGAAAAAAAGGTTTGTAGAGATTAAAGCCCATTCATTTTTACTCCTTTTTTATTTTATAATTTCCTGGACAAAAGTTGGCAGTGCAAATAGAGCTTTATGCAACTCCGGATTGTAATATTTTGTATCAATTCTTTTTATCTTTGAAATATCCACCTCAAGCGGATCATACTTCTTAGAACCAAGAGTAAAACTCCAAAGCCCGCTTGGATATGTTGGAATAAATCCAAGATAAAGTCTTGTTATTGGGAAAATAGACTTTACTGCATGAAATACATTTTTTATCAATTCCTGGTCATAAAAAGGCGACTCGGTCTGTGCAACAAAAAGTCCATCCTCTTTCAAGCATTCAAATACCGCCTTATAAAAACTATCTTGGAAAAGCCCCACTGCTGGTCCAACAGGATCTGTTGAATCCACAATTATAACATCAAACATGTTTTTGTTCTCAGATACAAATTTTATTCCGTCGGTTATTATGACCTCTGCTCTTTCGTCATCAAGTGCACAACTTATCTCA harbors:
- the speE gene encoding polyamine aminopropyltransferase produces the protein MELWFTEQQTPDLGFTCKITRTIYTAKTQYQDLAILETKQFGRMLVLDGAVQTTIADEFCYHELISHVPLFTHPNPKKVAVIGGGDGGVIREILKHDEVEKAYLIEIDREVVEASKKYLPEISCALDDERAEVIITDGIKFVSENKNMFDVIIVDSTDPVGPAVGLFQDSFYKAVFECLKEDGLFVAQTESPFYDQELIKNVFHAVKSIFPITRLYLGFIPTYPSGLWSFTLGSKKYDPLEVDISKIKRIDTKYYNPELHKALFALPTFVQEIIK